Genomic segment of Sarcophilus harrisii chromosome 4, mSarHar1.11, whole genome shotgun sequence:
CGGGCGGGAAgcgtggggagggaggggaggaaagcaGCGAATGAAGGGGGGGCAGAGGGGGGGGCAGAGGGGGGGgcagagagggggggggggggcagagagggGGGGCAGAGGGGGGGGCAGagagggggggcgggggggcagAGAGAGGGGGGGCAGAAAGGGGGGCGGGGGGCGCCCGAAATGCCCGGGGCGCCCCCGGCTCGGAGCCTGCGGCTTCAGCCCGGGACAGGGGCCCCTTCGGGGGAGCCGAGTGTCCACGGCCCGGGGGACCCCGCGGGAGCCCTCGGGGGAAAGCGTGTCGGGTTCCCACCGGCGCGGGGAGGGAGCCTACCTCGTTCCCATAGTGTCTGCTCCCCGGGGCCGCCGCTCCTCCGGCCAACGAGCGCGGCCGGATCCCGGGGGCGCCGCGGCAGCAGCGCGGGCTTCCTTCGGGCGAGAGGGCTGCGAGGCTGCGGGCGAGTCCGGCTCCGGGATCCCGGGCTGCCGGGAGGGCCAGGCTGGGGCGCTCGCCCTGTGCGCGCGCCGCTCTGAGTCCGACTCGGCTCCGCCGCGGGGCTGGACCGGGCTGGGCTGGGCGGGGGAGGAGCCAGGCTCCGCGCGGGCGGAGAATGGAGCCCCGCGGGGGCTGGGGGCGGGGCGGCGGGATTCGAATCCGCCCACGTCACGAGGGCCCCGCCCCCTGCCCTGGGCCGGGTCTGCGGGGCCGGAGCGGGGGGCCCGCCCACCTCAGGCCTCCGCAATCGGCCGGCGAGCGGGGCTCGGTCCCGGGCGCAGAGAGAAGCAACGCGCTTcccgggggcgggggcgggggcgggggcgggggcatCGGAAGCGTTATTTCTCTGACTGAGGAGGAGCCGACGCCCAGACCCCCGGGGGCAGCGGGGGGGGGACCAGCGGCCTCCGAAAAGGCCCGGGGCAGAGGCTCCGCGGGGAGGCAGCGGGGGGGGGAGGCTCCCGGGGCAGAGGCAGGCAGCTGGGCAGTGGGGGCTCCCGGagcgggggagggggaaggggggaggctCCCGGAGCGGAGGGGGCTCCCCGGGGGGCTCCCCgggagcgggggggggggagggggggaggctcCCGGagcggggagggggaaggggaggcccCGGAGCGGAGGGGGGCTCCCGggcggggggaaggggaaggcccCGGAACGGAGGGGGGCCCGGGcgggggaaaggggaaggctCCCGGGGCGGGCGTCCTCGGGAAGGCGGGGCCTAGTCCTGGCCTTCACCTTCCCCGAAGGCAAAATGATCCGCTCTCCTGAGAGGAGCCGCGGCTTGGGGGGGGGACACGGGTTCGGAGCCTGGCCTTGCCCCTGGCTCACGGGAGGTTGGAGAAGCTCCGTCCTCGTGGGCCGTTGCCAATGACCTTCCAGAGCCTCTGCTAGGTCTGGAGTCTCCTCTCTCTCCGAGCCCCTTTCTGGCTCTCCTGCCGCCCCGCGCCCGGACTCGGAGCCGCGCGCCCGCGGCGGCGGGATGGGGGGTCCTGCCCCGGAGGCTGGAGGGCGACAGCTGGAGGACCCCTTGGGAGGCTGGGAGTGGGGCCGCTCTCCGGGCCCATCCCCGGCTTCCTCCCGAGGGGAACAGCGAGCGGCTCTGGCCAGGGCTGTGGGCGGCCGGCGGGGAAACGATTTATTCCCCAAATCCTGACTCTGGGACTGCGGGGGGCGGCGGGGGGGCGGGGCTCGGGCCCCTTTCTGCCAAGCCTGTGACTTGGGATCCATCACCGCGCCGGAAAGAGCTAAGGCTGCAATCACCCCAAAGGGCCCGGCCCCAGCTCGGGAGTCCGGCTGGCAGCGCGCTTCCCCTTTCTGGGCTCTTGTTACACCGGCCAGAGACGGAGGCGCGATCCAGGACTGCGGGGGTCCCAGCTCCGACAGGCCGGGCTCCCTTCCGGCCCCGACGGGAGGAGGAGGTCGGGAACTAGCATTTCTGCTTGTCTCCTTACTATGTCCCCGCCTCCCCCTCCTTCAGTCCGATCCAGAGCCTGCCCTGAAAACCTCAGCCCGTTCCCGGCTCCCCCAGTTCCGTCACGGAGCTGGAGAGAGCAGATCTTGCGCAGGGGTCGGCTTCCTCTCACCGAGGAGTGAGGTTGCCTAGAGACAAGACTCGCTTAGAATTCAGGTCCCCAGTCCCGtttgctgcctcagtttctctttccaCTCCCCCGAACCTATCAGCAAAATGCAACCCAAAACCCCTGCCACGGAATACCAGGGAGGGGAGTCGGCGATGCTATAAAAACCATTGTGGTCTATTATTAAAGCCTGATACGTGTCTATAAAATATATTGCACggagaaaacccaaatggaaggAAAGCTGGGGGTCTCCGGTGCAGCGGCCGGCATTCGAGGGCATTTGTTGCTTGCCACGAAATAACCCACAAGCAGCCTTGCTCTCAAGAAATGGAATCAATAACCAGCCAAATACCGTCTGGGAAGAAGttctgaaaaatataaacaaaagagcTCTCGGTGaagggagatataaaaagaaacctGGCAGGTGGGGGGCTTGGAGGGGGCAGGTGGGACCCCTGCCATCCATACTCATTCCCAGTGAATTAACTGTAGGCCTGAGGGCAGATTTCTGATATAATAAACCTGATTCTTCCCCCATCTTCTGGTCATTTGGAGCCCCGGAGGCCCACCTGGCTTTTACAAATTGATTGCTAGTTTTTTTCATTGGGAAATAAtagcaggaaaaacaaaaatggagccGGGTTGAGAGCTTTGTTCTGACCTTTATCTTCTCCCCAGGCCTAAGGCTgggatttcatttcatttcacgTAAAAACCTGTTCTTGCTCAAGTTGCCCAGAAAATCTGATTCTCGGCCCTCCTAGAACTTCTTGTCTAATTACTGAAGGTGAGGCAGGTGGAGAGATCCTGAACAGAGAGGGAAATACTGCAAAGGGCTTTGTGTCTCAGGGCAGGGAGCAAATCATCCTGTTTTCTATGGCTCCACTGTAGGTCTCAACCCCTTCTTACTCATCCCCCCTTTGGGTCAGCTGGGCAGACAACACACAATGAGTGAGTGCCCACTGTCTGCTGGTGAGGACccaagaaaggcagaaataacccCACTCTCCCAGGAGCTGTCCCGCCGTGGAGAAGGCATCCTCTAAATAAACAGCTGAATACAAGATCCACCTGCACTAAATGAACTGGAATCCCCAGAACTTAGCCAGGGCTCTGAATGGAGCTAGGAATTAATACAagttttctctcatttatttatgAGAGATGCCAGAAAGGTGCAGACCAAGTACCCCGGGGGTTCTGGAGGGAAAAGGGCTCCCCTGATTGGGGGCATCAAGGAGTTCCTGAGGGGGAAGGAATGCTGACTGACACTGTTTATTATACGCCCGGTGTGGAGCTTGGCACTGCGGGCACGGGTCGGGGAGAAGCAGCTTTTGTCCTCAGAGAGCACTCAGGTACTGGGAAAGCGCCGGTGCCAAGATAAGTCAATAGAAAGAAATGGTTCTCCCTGTGGTCTGCAGGTTCCTGGAAGCCAGGCTGCTTCCTCGGGTGTCTGTGTGCTCAGCACCCAGCCCAGGCAGGGCCTCCATAAATGCTCGATGATGAAGTAAATGAAAGAATAGGGTGACTGAGGAGCATTATTAGGGAAACAGAGTCAGTAAAAGCCAAATGGAGTCATGGCCTAAGGCTGAGGTCGAAGATAGCCGGGGCCCACTGACAGAACCGCGGCTGGGAGCCCTTCCCGGTGGTTCCAAGCCCAGAGATGTGGAGCCAGCCCGAAGAACAGCCCATCGGGCCGGTCCATGGAGGGGTGCAGAGGGAACGTGTATGATCACCAGGGGAAGGAAGGATGATCAGGTAGGTCACAGGATCATGGGCTTTAGAGCCAGAAGTGAGTGACCTCAGGCCCTCCAAGCCAATCCCTCTCTTACAGATGAGAATCACAGCCCAGGGGAGGCAAATTTGCCCCAGATCAGACAGGATTACAACACACTGTTACAAATGCCCCCAGAAGCAAGATTCCAACTCCCAGAGTCTGCCAGTCACTCCGGCATGCTTCCCATTCCAATGAGCTTCCTACTTCTTGAATAAGGAGGGGCCAGGCCATGGAGGATGTTAAATGAATTTGTCCtaaaagtaatagggagccacagacACCTCCTGAGCAGGGGAAAGGCACAGTCAGACCCATGCTTTAGGGACAATCAGTCTGGCAGCCACACAGAGGCTAGACCAGTTTTAGTGGTGGAGAAGGAGGGTTGCTATCAGTAAACAGTAATGAGTAGGTCAGGAAAATGTTTCCATAGCAGAGGCAAGTCTACTTCAGAAAGGCTCTTGGGCATAAGCCTTGAAGGCAGCCCTGTCAGTGAGCCACTGTAATTTCCCAGGATGCTGAGCAGGCAGCAGTCTTAGAAATGATCTGGCCTCCAATCCTACCCCCACCAATCCCTCTCTCTGTATGAGGGCTTCCTCCCTACCCTTTAGTTCTTAGAATCCAGATCTCAGCATTTCCCCTCCGGAGCTTTCCCCTGTTGCCCAACTTGCAGTGGTCCTTTCCCCTCAGCTTACTTTGCATTCATTTGGAGTCTATTTTGTGTTTTGAGTTTCTGTCTTTTCCCAAGTAGAACGGAGCAATCTGAGGACAGGACTGTTCTGGTCGTAAATGAATGTTCAGGAGGGAATCAGGTGTGGATCTtccttttggattattttttgggTAGTGTAAGGGGGATGGGATGAGGCAGGTATTGGAAAGGCAGCTACAAGGCAGAGCACATGGCTCGGCTGGGAAGTGGCCTTCCACTCTTTTCTTTGTCCGGTTTTGTCCATTGAACACGACCTTTACCTTCTAGATAGGAGGAAGGGTCCTTCAGATCTTCATGACATGGCACTTACCAGAAGAAATAGACTTCTGTTCTTTTTTGTGATttaaataatctctctctctctctctctctctctctctctttatatatatataggtcacagtatatgtatgtatatatatatatatatatatatatatatacatatacatgtttatagaTAAATGAATACACAGACATATACCTATTTAGCTGGACCTTCTAAGCAAAGGAGGTACTAAGGCAGATTCTCTGGTGAAAAGATGGGGTACAAGGATGTTAAAAGGAGAGCGCCACCCAAAAATAGGAGAAAGCACAGTtcccatcttttttaaaaaattaaaaaaaaagatttttgtttttaggtaaaaaaaaaatatcaattctttAAAAGAGAGAGTGGGGAGGAGTTACATAGAATGGGAGTATaagcttttctttccttaaatatACTGGCAGAAATAATGTTATTCAGAACAGACTTAGCTCCATCCATCATGGAGACTGGTTTGTCCCCCAAAAAAGTAGATTCATCCAGAATAAAAACAGTCTAGAACAGACACTGCTTAGTCCTGCTCTTTTTAATTATATGCcatagctaagatgacaggaaaaaatcatgatgaatgttggaggggatgtgggaaaactgggacacaaatatgttgttgttggagttgtgaataaatccaaacattctggagggcaatttggagctatgcctaaagggctagcaaaatgtgcagaccctttgatccagccttgggcttgtatcccaaagagatcttaaagaaggaaaagggacccacatgtggacaagtgtttgtggcagccctatttgtagcggccagaaactggaaactgagtgggtgcccatccattggagaatggctgaataaattgtggcatatgaatattatggaatattattgttcggtaagaaatgaccagcaggaggatttcagaaaggcctggagagacttacaggaactgatgctaagggaagtgagcaggaccaggagatcattatgtacttcaacaacaatactatatgatgatcaattctgagggacgtggccctcttcaacaaggagatgattcaggccaatcccaatgattttgtgatgaaaagagagaggactgtgggaactgagggtggaccacaacacaacattttcactcttttgttgtttacttgcattttattttctttctcattttttccctattagatttgatttttctcgtgcagcaagacaattgtataactacatatgcctatattggatttacatatatttttgccatattttatactggattacttgctatttagaaagggggggaagagggggaaaaattggaactcaaggttttgcaagggtcagtgttgaaaaattatccttgcatatgttttgaaaataaaaaagcttcaattaaaaataataattacatgcATAGTAGGGAATCCCCTTTTAAAGAACGTTACTTTGGGCTGGCTGACAAAACACGGCCACTCTGTAAGGAGACATTATTAGTATGAAGTGATCCTCTATGGTCTGCTTAAAAATTAATGAGACTGACAAACACGTCATTTTCTAGGGTTCCCTAATATATACAATTGGATGCTGCCTTAATCTTCCTTTTGCTCTGAAAATAGGGGGGACTCAGTGGTTGGTTTTCCCTAGTCCTGATAGGACAGAGGCCCACATTTTATATTGAAGTCTTATCTATGGAAGTTGATAAAGAAGCTGAATAAAGCATTGCTTTCCTTAATCAATTCAAAGTGTAGCCTTCTCCCCACCCACCCCACTTCTAAAATGTTAATAACCAGAGCTGGAAGCCCTGGTGACAGCCACGtgagtctttttcttctttgaatcatCTTCCTTGATGACTattaaaaattgtaaatgaaagaaaagctagaaaaatgcTGATTTGGGGATTCATTCACCTCCTTGCCTCTCCCCTTTACTCCTACCCCCAATGTGGAACTCTCCTTAAAAATGGCGATCAGTCCTGGCTGTACAGAGACATGGTTTTTCCTTTAGTAATTAAGGGCTGCCCCTCCTCACCCTCCCATGTCCAAAAAGTGGCCTCCggcttttcctttatttcctgtCCAACACCCctcatccttttcttccctctccccaaaggAGAGAGTGCTAAAGGTTAGAGTTGTAGGGGGATGAGCACCTGAGcccattcccccccccaaaaaaaaaaattctgcttatgaggaaaacaataaatatgacTTGGAGAGGATTCCCTTTGAAGTCTGCAGGATATATGGAAGGGACATAGACacaaatagagacagatagaaagagagatagagagacagaaatagaaatagagacatggagagaaatacagagacagagatcaggacagagacagagatagagacacagagatagacagagacagagagacagaaatagagacacgGAGAGaaatgcagagacagagagactgagatagaaacagagaaaaaatacagacacaaagacagatacaaagagaaatgcaaagacagagacagagactgagatagaaagagagatagagagacagaaacagaaatagagacatgGAGAGAAATGCAGAGACTGAGAtcaggacagagacagagatagagacacacagatataaagacagaaatagagatccagaaagaaatacagagagacagaaatatagaGAAGAGGGCGGGAGAGAGAGAGGTTTTACTATCTTCATTCCCAGTGAGAAATCCTTTGGAATTCCTTCCCTTCCAAAGGGATAAAAAGCAGTTCACTGAAACCCATCAGGTGGGTCTGAGTATTTTTGCTGTCTCCCCCTGTTGCCCCCCCTTCCTCCTCTGGCTGCCCCATTTCTCCTTAAGTCCTTGTTCTCTGGCTTCTGAGCCTCCAGCTGTGGGGAACAGCCCCTAGAATGTCTGTGTTTTCTCCATCCTCGTGCTCTGTGACCTCTGTGGCCTCCCCCCATGGCCACCACTTTCCTCCTGGAGAAGATCCTGGTCCCCTGAATCTCCCACAGCATTAATCTCTCCTGCTTGGTCCCTTCCTTCCCAAGGTGCCTTCTTTggctcctcccttcccttcaaaGTGGCCATGCCCAAGGAATCCCTCTGTAACCTCAGTACGATACTCCAGAGCTCCATCTGGCTCAGAGGGCTGGGGCTCAAAACTCtcccggcctcagtttccttctctgtaaaatgaaagggctggaaTAACTGCCCTCTCAGTCCCTTTCTCACCCCAAAGTGAAAATCCTACACTTTCTGCAGACCTCAGTTTCTCAATCTGTGATGTGATAGTTAGACCAGATGGTCCCTGAAGGTCACTTCTGGCTCCAAACCTCCCTAAGTGACATCTCAAGAGCATCTCGATGGTCTCCTCAGCTCTTCTCTGTAGGTGTGACCCTAAGGGGTAGGACCAAAAGTTAAAGAGACTTTCTTGGGTCCCTTCGGAGATCATGTCATTTCCCCTTCTATACCTTGCACCATTCACTCTATTCCTCATTTCTGTCTCGGTGCTTTTCCCAATCATCATTTCCAATAGGCTCGGAGGCATTTCTCCCTGGACTGCAGCCATGACCTCAAATTCCATTTCGAAAGCTGAGCTCAtcaatcttcttttcttcctccttttttgcaaaaataaaaaccagcttctcactttcctccttccccacactCAGCTCTGCCCCCAACTCCTCAGAAAGGCAATGTGTGAAGTGGCTCAGACACAGGATGTAGCATCAGGAAGTCATGGGtgcaaatcctgccttagattcttactagctatttgaccctggacaaatcacttcacctctctctgccagttttctcatctgtaaaaatgagggggttgaaatCAATGACCTCGAAGGTCTCTTGCACTTCTAAATCTCTGGTCAAATTCCCAATCCAATTCTTctgattttcctaattccaaatgtTTGAgtcaccccccccctttttcttccctattgACTCACCCCTAAAACTTCCCATTCTTAGCCTCAAGAACTGTTGAGAGGAGCCTCTGACTCTTCTGCCATCTGTCTCTCCTTTAGCCTGAGTTCTTCCAATCATTTCCCTCTCCTCAAGCCCAGCTCTGATCTGGGTACTCCTGGGTCACCAACTGTTGTGCTTCTCTGTTGTCTAAAGGTGCAACTACAAAGCCCTTCCAAGAcctcctctcatttccctgggggTGGTCCTCTAAATATGTCTCCTGAGGGGCTCTGAGCAGAATGCAGAATAGGagtgaggggaggaggagaaggataaGATCCAGAATATTGGCAActgtcttgaattttatttcattgattcacAATTAATTCCTTTTAATATGTACTGCTtctaaaatgatttattcatttagtttcgacattcattaaaaaaaattgagttttgaattctcttccttcccacccattgagaaggcaagcaatatgctccccattatacatgtgaagtcatacaaaaccaAATTCCATATTAGCCACTTACATGTATTTCTTAAATGATTACCACATGTAAAGCACAGTGCCAAGTAGGGACAGCACAACAGAAGAAAACTAAGGTTCCTCAATTGAACGAGCAGATTGATGTCCAGAGGGGTAAGTGGCTTTCCCCAAAGTCATACAGgcaatccatcaatcaataacCAACCATTTATTCCATACCCACTCTCAGGCagagaggatttgaacccaggttctccaaATCCTGCAGGCTTCCTTCCCACtaacaaaaaatcattttaataaccCATTAGCCCTAGCTCGGTCTGTTTCTTGGCTAATGTTTTAAGTCTTTCCATCGGGGACTAAATCAACtgtttcttttcagtcttttcctcttccttgttACTCCTGTCACTAAAACAGAGCAGATCCACAATAAATACTATGGCCTATCCCTGTTTCTAAGTGATTTTGTTTAGTGATGATGACAGGGTGACAAGGTGATGTGTGATGGTGGGGGGAGGGACATGCTTCTCAATGGCTTCccgaaggaggggagaggagcaGGAGGCAGTCCCAGGCCAGAGCAGCTGCTCATCTGCCAAGAACAGCTCTTGATCCGGGCAGCAGCCTCCTTGGCCTCTTGCCATCCTGGGCTGGACAACATCCCCGGGAAGGGAAAAGCAAGGTCAAGGAGGGAGCCCACACAGCCACAGCTCGCGACGGTCGGCAGGCCAGCTTCCAGAGGGGACTACAGCATCGTCAGGGGGCAGAGCAGAGTGTGGGAGCTGAAGATATCGGGGCCCAAGTTTAATTCCGTCTTTTACCTATTCACCTGCCTGACAGCATGGCCCTCTCTGGGCCTTCTCAAAGGGAAGGAATTAAACTACATGAGCTCAGAGGCCCATTGCAGCCTATTATTTTATGAGGTTtgttttctgagtttctaaaagCTGTTCCAAGAAGGGACAAACTTCCTCCTGggattttctttgaatttccttaTGTGTCTCATTCAGCCAAACCAAAGGATAATCTGATTTGTATATAATTTGCATACAGTTTCCTGTTATCATTGCAGATCAATGCAGGCTATACTGTCCGTTCTCAAGCAACTTTCAGTCCAGAATTGAGTTTTACCCTGAAACtccctttttcttgatttttccttaTGCTGTCAATATCTATCATTCATCCATTATATTCACAGGTTTCTTATCTCATGTGAGGAAGTTGTACAAGAAACTTCAGATAATCAATGAGACTGAGCACAGGAAGCAGGTTGTAAACACAATGTCAGCTATTATCTGAAAAACAagatgcccattttacagaagagaatcTGGTGGTTAAAAGATGAGATCCAAGACCTGAGGGTCATCTGAAGTCACAGGAACTGTGTTTATACACTATGGCAGAAGCTCATGACTTTGGTAATCTTGGGAAATCCCCCGGGCTTCAGCTTCACatcatataaaataaaggggttgaatTCAAGTCTCTTGACCAGATGAATCACATTTAGGGCTGGCAGCAGGGGCTGTCACCGTCAATGTTTTTGAAAGCTCAGGATAAATAGCAGAAGTCAGACTGGACAACGATAAAGGTATCCGGACgttccaaaaaggaaaagaacagaatcCAGGAATTATGAATTAGGGAGCTTGACTtcaatttctgggaaaattctagAGCAAGTTATTCATAGGGATAGCTGGCTAGCATCAAGAGAGGAGACAGCGATTAGAAGGAGCCAGCCTGGCTTAGTCTGGAATAAGCCAGACTCACTTCACCGCCTTTGTTGATAATATTACTGCACCAGCAGTGGATTACTACATCAGGAGAGGGTTATGGACAGAGCTGACCCGGCTTTTGGCAGAGCCTTGGACCTAGGTCTCCATCACTCTTCTGCAGGAGAAGATGGGGAGATATGGTATTATTAGATATTAAACAATGATCCCCAAAGCTAAGGATTGAGCCTGATTGTCCGGCTAGAGTTGTTGAAATGAATGGTTCAATATCCATGTGGAGGGATCATCCCCAGCATTGATTTAGAGATAGCCTGATTGTCCCATTGGCAGAGGTCACTGATGCTCTGCTGATATTCTGACTGGCCAAAGGACCTTGCCAGGCTGGAGCCCTGTGCTGGCTCTACTAAGAGGAAAATCAGCAGAGGTAAAGGTAAAGTCTTTCACTGGGGTCCAAAAAGTCAGTTTCACTAGGACAAGATGGAGGGGGAATGGCTGGCTAGCAGGTATTCTGAAAAGGGTCTGGTCCCTATGACCTGCCTCTATGAAGGCTGGAAAGTGGGGATGGTGGCCCTTTTGAAACACTTAAGGGATAATGACTGAGGGCCTGGTCCTGATGGGGAGAAGTCCTCTTGGATCAGAAGGGGTGGTCACCTCCTCCAAGTAGACCACCTTCTCCTTTTCAGTCTTatcaatctgatttttaaaaattattcaatgttatagaaatgcttattttattaaataaaattttaaacatatatacactcacacataaTCACACACACATGATTTTCCAGCATTGGTTATTTTTCCCCATGTAGAACTTCAATCCATCTTTGTTCTGAAATGTTAATAATAAGTTCAGTTTTATAGAGGGGAAAAATCACCACCTCTGGGTTATTTAAGTCTAAAGAAGGAATCTGGAGAGATTTCTAGGTCCCTGATTAATGTCATCTTCTAGGACCAGAGCTAGAATCATTCAAATAGAACCCAGAACAACTTTCCCCTGCGTGCCAAAGAAAGGAGTCACTGGGTGGAGAAAGATGGAGCATCATCGCATTTCCATCAGAAAGGTAATTTCTAAGTAAACATTCTCTGGGCCACTGGAGCTATGGGAATTGCCTCCAGGTACCCATGTACCCATGGCACCATAGCTTTGATCCTCAGCCTCCTGGAGGAGTCTAGAGTTCTTTACCTTTCTGGGTCAAGGATGGGCCTCCTTGGCAGACTCGGGAAAGGAGGGGAGCCCCCCCCCCCGAGTCATGGGTTTCAATGTACAAAAACAAAGGCAATGGACAACACGGGAAATTAATTATCTGGAACTCCAGTAACCAAAATCTTAAACAAACATCAAAATTAAGTCTGTGACCACAGGTTAAGAATGTTTACTTCTCTTTCCTCCAGTTTCCTGCATGTTCAGAATTGAGGGTCTAGTTTTCAGGTGTATGTCTCAGtacccccctccctttcctctctctgacTTTTGGAGATTCTAGATCTCAGCTTCAGTGATCTAGGCTTACCagcctttcctaattccaaaGGAGTCAGGCAAAGCAAATGGGAGACTATAGAACTGGCagttaggaaggcctgagtttcAATTCTGCCTCAGAGATTTGGAAGCTTTGGAACCTTTAACAccctcccagcctcagtttcttcatctatcaaatggggataataccgcATAACTGTTGTGAGTAGCAAACAAGATAACATGTTTTCTGAACCTTAAAGTGCTCTTTAAATGCCagaaattattgttattctctcaAGTAagctcttttcccctcctcccaactctaacccaaattttatatttatttatctacctaaatgttgttttcctcagtagaatgtaaggaCCCTAAAGgcaaaaatggttttctttttgtctctgtataaTGATAAACTAGTATAAACAATGACTGTATTGCTGCAGAACTTTACCTAAACCATCTCATTTGAGCTCCTGACCTAGTACAGGGTTTGGCACATAGAGGTACTTAAT
This window contains:
- the LOC116423677 gene encoding basic proline-rich protein-like, producing the protein MDPKSQAWQKGARAPPPRRPPQSQSQDLGNKSFPRRPPTALARAARCSPREEAGDGPGERPHSQPPKGSSSCRPPASGAGPPIPPPRARGSESGRGAAGEPERGSEREETPDLAEALEGHWQRPTRTELLQPPVSQGQGQAPNPCPPPKPRLLSGERIILPSGKPPGEPPPLREPPPFPLPRSGSPHCPAACLCPGSLPPPLPPRGASAPGLFGGRWSPPRCPRGSGRRLLLSQRNNASDAPAPAPAPAPGKRVASLCARDRAPLAGRLRRPEVGGPPAPAPQTRPRAGGGALVTWADSNPAAPPPAPAGLHSPPARSLAPPPPSPARSSPAAEPSRTQSGARTGRAPQPGPPGSPGSRSRTRPQPRSPLARRKPALLPRRPRDPAALVGRRSGGPGEQTLWERGGRHRGPGPEELTTGMPGSGAGAKVADEAPGRGRASG